One Nocardioides luti DNA window includes the following coding sequences:
- a CDS encoding geranylgeranyl reductase family protein: MSTPPAQTDVLVVGAGPAGSAAAAWAARAGLDVVLADAAVFPRDKTCGDGLTPRAIGELQKLGLEDWLRAHTVNQGLRAHGFGQTLLLPWPGGSLPAWGSAVARTELDDHLRTTAIKSGATAVDGIRAVDVRMEGGRVAAVVFERAAVAGKAHYEIACKRLVVADGVRSPLGKLLGREWHRDTVYGVAGRSYVTSGMSDDPWISSHLELRGEDDEILSGYGWIFPLGTGEVNVGVGTLATAKRPANIAIKPLMSFYADQRRDEFDLHGELRAPTSALLPMGGAVSHVAGPNWALIGDAAACVNPLNGEGIDYGLESGRMVVDVMAAHDDLSGAWPAQLREHYGESFSIARRLAGLVTVPKVLPTFGPAGMRSDWLMTLALRWMGNLVTDEDRDRSARVWRWAGRRSLARDARPPFA; this comes from the coding sequence GTGAGCACCCCTCCCGCCCAGACCGACGTCCTCGTCGTCGGCGCCGGTCCGGCCGGATCGGCCGCCGCCGCGTGGGCGGCCCGCGCCGGCCTCGACGTCGTGCTCGCGGACGCGGCGGTCTTCCCGCGCGACAAGACGTGCGGGGACGGCCTGACGCCGCGCGCCATCGGGGAGCTGCAGAAGCTCGGCCTCGAGGACTGGCTGCGCGCCCACACGGTCAACCAGGGGCTGCGCGCGCACGGCTTCGGCCAGACGCTGCTGCTGCCCTGGCCGGGCGGCTCGCTGCCGGCGTGGGGCTCGGCGGTCGCCCGCACGGAGCTGGACGACCACCTGCGCACGACCGCCATCAAGTCCGGCGCGACCGCCGTCGACGGGATCCGTGCGGTGGACGTGCGGATGGAGGGCGGCCGGGTCGCGGCCGTCGTCTTCGAGCGGGCCGCGGTGGCCGGCAAGGCGCACTACGAGATCGCGTGCAAACGGCTCGTCGTCGCCGACGGCGTCCGCTCCCCGCTGGGCAAGCTGCTGGGCCGCGAGTGGCACCGCGACACCGTCTACGGCGTCGCCGGCCGGTCGTACGTCACCTCGGGGATGTCTGACGACCCGTGGATCAGCTCGCACCTGGAACTGCGCGGTGAGGACGACGAGATCCTCAGCGGCTACGGCTGGATCTTCCCGCTCGGCACCGGCGAGGTGAACGTCGGCGTCGGCACCCTCGCGACCGCCAAGCGGCCCGCGAACATCGCCATCAAGCCGCTGATGTCGTTCTACGCCGACCAGCGCCGCGACGAGTTCGACCTGCACGGCGAGCTGCGCGCGCCCACCTCGGCGCTGCTGCCGATGGGCGGCGCGGTCTCCCACGTCGCCGGCCCCAACTGGGCGCTGATCGGCGACGCCGCCGCGTGCGTCAACCCGCTCAACGGCGAGGGCATCGACTACGGCCTCGAGTCGGGCCGGATGGTGGTCGACGTGATGGCCGCCCACGACGACCTGTCAGGTGCCTGGCCCGCGCAGCTCCGTGAGCACTACGGCGAGTCGTTCTCGATCGCCCGCCGCCTCGCCGGCCTCGTCACGGTGCCCAAGGTGCTCCCGACGTTCGGCCCCGCGGGCATGCGCTCGGACTGGCTGATGACGCTGGCGCTGCGGTGGATGGGCAACCTGGTCACCGACGAGGACCGCGACCGCTCGGCGCGCGTGTGGCGCTGGGCCGGTCGCCGGTCCCTGGCGCGCGACGCCCGGCCGCCCTTCGCCTGA
- a CDS encoding DNA-directed RNA polymerase subunit beta', which yields MLDVNFFDQLQIGLATADDIRTWSHGEVKKPETINYRTLKPERDGLFCEKIFGPTRDWECYCGKYKRVRFKGIICERCGVEVTRSKVRRERMGHIELAAPVTHIWYFKGVPSRLGYLLDLAPKDLEKVIYFAAYMITSVDEEARHNDLSSLENKVGLERERLEKRRDGSLEDRSKKLEEDLATLEAEGAKADARRKVRDGAEREMKQLRDRAQREIDRLDEVWNTFKSLKVQDLMGDEMLYREMKNWFGKYFAGYMGATAIQKRLEDFDVEAEVESLRDTIANGKGQRKVRALKRLKVVDAFRKTGNKPQGMVLDAVPVIPPDLRPMVQLDGGRFATSDLNDLYRRVINRNNRLKRLLDLGAPEIIVNNEKRMLQEAVDSLFDNGRRGRPVTGPGNRPLKSLSDMLKGKQGRFRQNLLGKRVDYSGRSVIVSGPQLKLHQCGLPKQMALELFKPFVMKRLVDLSHAQNIKSAKRMVERARPVVWDVLEEVITEHPVLLNRAPTLHRLGIQAFEPQLIEGKAIQIHPLVCSAFNADFDGDQMAVHLPLSAEAQAEARILMLSTNNILKPSDGRPVTMPTQDMIIGLFFLTTDRSDQGGEGRAFSSQAEAIMAFDRGEITLQSKIKLRLEGIVPPLELELGEDWEEGQSLTLDTTLGRAIFNDTLPADYPFVNYEVGKKALGAIVNDLAERYTKVEVAASLDALKDTGFHWATRSGVTVSIDDVTTPDNKAEILATYEAQAEKVQKQFERGLVTDEERRQELIEIWTQASNDVAKAMEANFDKSNPIFMMVDSGASGNMMQIRQVAAMRGLVANPKGDIIPRPIKANFREGLSVLEYFISTHGARKGLADTALRTADSGYLTRRLVDVSQDVIIREDDCGTERGLPKRIGRRLENGTVVKDDNAETAAYARSAATEVTHPETGETLAGAGEDLGDVKIGELVAAGIEEVKVRSVLTCDAKTGTCAKCYGRSLATGKLVDIGEAVGIIAAQSIGEPGTQLTMRTFHTGGVASADDITQGLPRVVELFEARSPKGRSPISEAAGRVEVEETDKTRKILVTPDDGSEVQEYPVSKRSRLLVADGEHIEVGQMLTVGTPDPQDVLRILGVRKAQEHLVDEVQAVYRSQGVSIHDKHIEIIVRQMLRRITVIESGDTNLLPSDLVDRVKFEEENRRVVSEGSKPASGRPVLMGITKASLATESWLSAASFQETTRVLTDAAIHGRSDSLRGLKENVIIGKLIPAGTGLERYRNIRVEPTEEARAAAYSVTGYDSYDYEFGNAGGGQAVALDDFDFGSYQN from the coding sequence GTGCTCGACGTGAACTTCTTCGACCAGCTTCAGATCGGCCTGGCCACCGCGGACGACATCCGCACGTGGAGCCACGGCGAGGTCAAGAAGCCGGAGACCATCAACTACCGCACGCTCAAGCCCGAGCGTGACGGCCTCTTCTGCGAGAAGATCTTCGGTCCCACCCGGGACTGGGAGTGCTACTGCGGCAAGTACAAGCGCGTGCGCTTCAAGGGCATCATCTGCGAGCGCTGCGGCGTCGAGGTGACCCGCTCCAAGGTGCGCCGCGAGCGCATGGGCCACATCGAGCTCGCCGCTCCCGTGACCCACATCTGGTACTTCAAGGGTGTCCCGAGCCGCCTGGGCTACCTGCTCGACCTCGCCCCGAAGGACCTCGAGAAGGTCATCTACTTCGCGGCGTACATGATCACCTCCGTCGACGAGGAGGCGCGTCACAACGACCTGTCCTCGCTCGAGAACAAGGTCGGCCTGGAGCGCGAGCGGCTCGAGAAGCGCCGCGACGGCTCCCTCGAGGACCGCAGCAAGAAGCTCGAGGAGGACCTCGCCACGCTCGAGGCCGAGGGCGCCAAGGCCGACGCGCGCCGCAAGGTGCGGGACGGTGCCGAGCGCGAGATGAAGCAGCTGCGCGACCGTGCCCAGCGCGAGATCGACCGCCTCGACGAGGTGTGGAACACCTTCAAGTCCCTCAAGGTCCAGGACCTGATGGGCGACGAGATGCTCTACCGCGAGATGAAGAACTGGTTCGGCAAGTACTTCGCCGGCTACATGGGCGCCACCGCGATCCAGAAGCGCCTCGAGGACTTCGACGTCGAGGCCGAGGTCGAGTCGCTGCGCGACACGATCGCCAACGGCAAGGGCCAGCGCAAGGTCCGCGCGCTCAAGCGCCTCAAGGTCGTCGACGCCTTCCGCAAGACCGGCAACAAGCCCCAGGGCATGGTCCTGGACGCCGTCCCGGTCATCCCCCCGGACCTGCGTCCGATGGTGCAGCTGGACGGTGGCCGCTTCGCGACCTCCGACCTCAACGACCTGTACCGCCGCGTCATCAACCGGAACAACCGCCTCAAGCGGCTGCTCGACCTCGGCGCGCCCGAGATCATCGTCAACAACGAGAAGCGGATGCTCCAGGAGGCCGTCGACTCGCTGTTCGACAACGGTCGCCGTGGTCGTCCCGTCACCGGCCCGGGCAACCGGCCGCTGAAGTCGCTGTCCGACATGCTCAAGGGCAAGCAGGGTCGCTTCCGCCAGAACCTCCTCGGCAAGCGCGTGGACTACTCGGGCCGTTCGGTCATCGTGTCGGGTCCGCAGCTCAAGCTGCACCAGTGCGGTCTGCCCAAGCAGATGGCGCTCGAGCTCTTCAAGCCGTTCGTGATGAAGCGCCTCGTCGACCTGTCGCACGCGCAGAACATCAAGTCCGCCAAGCGGATGGTCGAGCGCGCGCGCCCGGTCGTGTGGGACGTCCTCGAAGAGGTCATCACCGAGCACCCGGTGCTGCTCAACCGTGCGCCCACGCTGCACCGCCTCGGCATCCAGGCCTTCGAGCCCCAGCTGATCGAGGGCAAGGCCATCCAGATCCACCCGCTCGTCTGCTCGGCGTTCAACGCCGACTTCGACGGTGACCAGATGGCGGTGCACCTGCCGCTGTCGGCCGAGGCCCAGGCCGAGGCGCGGATCCTGATGCTGTCGACGAACAACATCCTGAAGCCGTCGGACGGTCGCCCCGTGACCATGCCGACCCAGGACATGATCATCGGCCTGTTCTTCCTCACGACCGACCGCTCCGACCAGGGCGGCGAGGGTCGTGCGTTCTCCTCGCAGGCCGAGGCGATCATGGCGTTCGACCGTGGCGAGATCACGCTCCAGAGCAAGATCAAGCTGCGCCTCGAGGGCATCGTGCCCCCGCTCGAGCTCGAGCTGGGCGAGGACTGGGAGGAGGGTCAGTCGCTGACCCTCGACACCACCCTGGGTCGCGCGATCTTCAACGACACCCTGCCGGCCGACTACCCCTTCGTGAACTACGAGGTGGGCAAGAAGGCCCTGGGCGCCATCGTCAACGACCTGGCCGAGCGCTACACCAAGGTCGAGGTCGCGGCGTCGCTGGACGCGCTCAAGGACACCGGCTTCCACTGGGCCACCCGCTCGGGTGTCACGGTCTCGATCGACGACGTGACGACCCCGGACAACAAGGCCGAGATCCTCGCGACGTACGAGGCGCAGGCCGAGAAGGTCCAGAAGCAGTTCGAGCGCGGTCTCGTCACCGACGAGGAGCGTCGCCAGGAGCTCATCGAGATCTGGACCCAGGCGTCGAACGACGTGGCCAAGGCCATGGAGGCGAACTTCGACAAGTCCAACCCGATCTTCATGATGGTCGACTCGGGCGCGTCCGGGAACATGATGCAGATCCGTCAGGTCGCCGCCATGCGAGGCCTGGTGGCGAACCCGAAGGGTGACATCATCCCGCGGCCGATCAAGGCCAACTTCCGTGAGGGTCTGTCCGTCCTGGAGTACTTCATCTCCACGCACGGTGCCCGCAAGGGTCTGGCCGACACCGCGCTGCGCACCGCCGACTCGGGCTACCTGACCCGTCGTCTGGTGGACGTGTCGCAGGACGTCATCATCCGCGAGGACGACTGTGGCACCGAGCGCGGTCTGCCCAAGCGGATCGGCCGCCGCCTCGAGAACGGCACCGTGGTCAAGGACGACAACGCCGAGACCGCGGCGTACGCCCGGTCCGCGGCGACCGAGGTCACCCACCCGGAGACCGGCGAGACCCTCGCCGGCGCCGGCGAGGACCTCGGCGACGTCAAGATCGGTGAGCTCGTCGCCGCCGGCATCGAGGAGGTCAAGGTCCGCTCCGTGCTGACCTGCGACGCCAAGACCGGCACCTGCGCCAAGTGCTACGGCCGCTCGCTGGCCACCGGCAAGCTGGTCGACATCGGTGAGGCGGTCGGCATCATCGCCGCCCAGTCCATCGGTGAGCCCGGCACGCAGCTGACGATGCGTACCTTCCACACCGGTGGTGTGGCCTCGGCCGACGACATCACGCAGGGTCTGCCCCGCGTGGTCGAGCTCTTCGAGGCCCGCTCGCCCAAGGGTCGCTCGCCGATCTCCGAGGCCGCCGGTCGCGTGGAGGTCGAGGAGACCGACAAGACCCGGAAGATCCTGGTCACCCCGGACGACGGTTCCGAGGTCCAGGAGTACCCCGTGTCGAAGCGGTCGCGCCTGCTGGTCGCCGACGGCGAGCACATCGAGGTCGGCCAGATGCTGACGGTCGGTACCCCCGACCCGCAGGACGTCCTGCGCATCCTCGGTGTCCGCAAGGCGCAGGAGCACCTCGTGGACGAGGTCCAGGCGGTGTACCGCAGCCAGGGCGTGTCGATCCACGACAAGCACATCGAGATCATCGTGCGGCAGATGCTGCGCCGGATCACGGTCATCGAGTCCGGCGACACGAACCTGCTGCCGTCCGACCTCGTCGACCGCGTGAAGTTCGAGGAGGAGAACCGCCGCGTGGTCTCCGAGGGCTCCAAGCCCGCCTCGGGCCGTCCGGTCCTCATGGGCATCACCAAGGCGTCGCTCGCGACCGAGTCGTGGCTGTCGGCGGCCTCCTTCCAGGAGACCACCCGCGTCCTCACCGACGCCGCCATCCACGGCCGCTCCGACTCGCTGCGTGGCCTGAAGGAGAACGTGATCATCGGCAAGCTGATCCCGGCTGGTACCGGCCTCGAGCGGTACCGCAACATCCGGGTGGAGCCCACCGAGGAGGCCCGCGCCGCGGCGTACTCCGTCACCGGCTACGACTCGTACGACTACGAGTTCGGCAACGCCGGTGGTGGGCAGGCCGTCGCCCTGGACGACTTCGACTTCGGGTCGTACCAGAACTGA
- a CDS encoding DUF4232 domain-containing protein has translation MKNVMRALGAAGVGVLAVGALVVPAGSAGAAGDSVTPACGNADLEVGYRAADAAMSHRYGRIVLTNVSDHACSTGGYGGLSYVGGGDGTQVGAAADRDGGKVTTFVLEPGEKAASRVDETVAGVYPKRKCRPTAVDGFRVYVPNATASQFVKHRTTGCRNADVHLIAHRPFHHR, from the coding sequence ATGAAGAACGTGATGCGTGCCCTGGGAGCGGCCGGGGTCGGGGTGCTGGCGGTGGGGGCGCTGGTGGTGCCGGCGGGGTCGGCCGGGGCGGCAGGGGACTCGGTGACGCCGGCGTGCGGCAACGCCGACCTGGAGGTGGGCTACCGCGCGGCGGACGCCGCGATGAGCCACCGCTACGGGCGGATCGTGCTGACGAACGTGTCGGACCACGCCTGCTCGACGGGTGGGTACGGCGGGCTGTCGTACGTCGGGGGTGGTGACGGCACCCAGGTGGGGGCCGCGGCGGACCGGGACGGCGGCAAGGTCACGACGTTCGTCCTGGAGCCGGGCGAGAAGGCGGCGAGCCGGGTCGACGAGACCGTGGCCGGCGTCTACCCGAAGCGGAAGTGCCGGCCCACGGCGGTGGACGGCTTCCGGGTGTACGTGCCGAACGCGACCGCGTCGCAGTTCGTGAAGCACCGCACGACCGGCTGCCGGAACGCCGACGTCCACCTCATCGCGCACCGGCCGTTCCACCACCGCTAG